In Prunus dulcis chromosome 2, ALMONDv2, whole genome shotgun sequence, a single genomic region encodes these proteins:
- the LOC117618049 gene encoding U-box domain-containing protein 52-like, whose product MIRTAETKAADEAVALAIDKDKGSQHAIKWAVDHLLTKGQPLTLLHVKHTLPNHEGEEGENVYKKPVDAETKELFLPFRSFCKKKLIKCHEVVVEAVDIPKALINYVISNSIEILVLGAPSRHSFFRSFKVTDVPSCVIKGVPNFCTLYVIGKGKISNVQTATIPPPKKARNQIHKQSSKVSESNGTQSMRKQQPRGRASMNNSYDHSPESTDISFVSSGRPSIDRMFTPRKSISPEFDNRSSASSYSRRQFIDKSSSPQDFSSSSMESGKSWSSSHNMDEVEAEMWRLKLELKQTMDVYKMACKEAVTLNHEAQELDRWKSEEEHRLNEAHITEEAALALIKKEREKCKAAMEAAEAAQRIAELEAHKRRNAEMKALKEAEERNQATEARAYNLRYRKYTIEEIEAGTNKFSQTDKVGEGGYGPVYRGELDHTQVAVKILRPGAAQGHSQFQQEVEVLSCIRHPNMVLLLGACPEYGCLVYEYMANGSLEDRLFQRGNTPVIPWQLRFRISAEIATGLLFLHQSKPEPLVHRDLKPGNILLDHNYVSKISDVGLARLVPPSVADSVTQYRMTSTAGTFCYIDPEYQQTGMLGTKSDIYSLGVMLLQIITAKPPMGLAHHVELAIELGTFAEMLDPAVPDWPIEEALSFAKLSLQCTEMRRKDRPDLAKVVLPELNRLRALAEDSMHYNMLGGSSLPSPLSASATLQISGEPSTNKLAERQELNAHAKTGRELATEM is encoded by the exons ATGATAA GGACAGCAGAAACTAAAGCAGCAGATGAGGCGGTGGCATTGGCAATAGACAAGGACAAAGGAAGCCAGCATGCTATCAAATGGGCTGTTGATCATCTTCTCACCAAGGGCCAACCTCTCACCCTCCTCCATGTCAAACATACCCTTCCCAATCATG AGGGGGAGGAAGGGGAAAATGTATACAAAAAACCGGTTGATGCTGAAACCAAAGAGCTGTTTCTTCCCTTCCGTTCCTTTTGCAAGAAAAAGTTG ATAAAGTGCCATGAAGTCGTAGTTGAGGCTGTCGATATACCGAAAGCTCTCATCAACTATGTTATCTCtaattcaattgagattttgGTACTTGGTGCACCATCAAGACATAGTTTTTTCAg ATCCTTCAAAGTAACAGATGTTCCCAGTTGTGTGATAAAAGGGGTACCGAATTTTTGCACTCTGTATGTCATTGGCAAAGGCAAGATCTCCAATGTGCAAACAGCTACCATTCCACCACCCAAAAAAGCTCgtaaccaaattcataaacaaTCCAGCAAAGTTTCCGAATCAAATGGTACGCAATCCATGCGTAAACAGCAACCAAGAG GACGAGCTTCAATGAACAACTCATATGACCATTCGCCAGAGAGTACCGATATATCGTTTGTGAGCAGTGGAAGGCCAAGTATTGATCGCATGTTCACCCCTCGAAAATCGATTAGTCCAGAATTTGACAACCGAAGCTCTGCGTCATCTTACTCGAGACGCCAGTTTATTGACAAGAGCTCTTCCCCACAAGACTTCTCATCATCCTCAATGGAAAGTGGAAAATCATGGTCATCATCACACAACATG GATGAAGTGGAAGCCGAGATGTGGAGGCTCAAGCTAGAGCTCAAGCAAACAATGGACGTGTACAAAATGGCCTGCAAGGAGGCGGTCACGTTAAATCATGAG GCACAGGAACTTGACCGATGGAAATCGGAGGAGGAACATAGATTAAATGAGGCACACATAACAGAGGAAGCTGCATTGGCACTAATaaagaaggagagagagaaatgtaAGGCAGCCATGGAGGCGGCAGAAGCAGCTCAAAGGATTGCTGAATTGGAAGCACATAAAAGGAGGAATGCGGAAATGAAAGCCCTTAAAGAAGCAGAAGAGAGGAACCAGGCAACAGAAGCAAGGGCATATAATCTAAGGTACAGGAAATACACAATTGAGGAGATTGAAGCAggaacaaataaattttcacAAACTGACAAGGTTGGAGAAGGAGGCTATGGGCCAGTATACAGGGGTGAACTGGATCACACACAAGTGGCAGTCAAAATTCTACGTCCAGGTGCAGCGCAAGGACATTCGCAGTTCCAACAAGAG GTTGAAGTATTGAGCTGCATACGACATCCGAACATGGTTCTCCTTCTTGGAGCCTGCCCAGAGTATGGCTGTCTGGTCTATGAGTACATGGCTAATGGGAGCTTAGAAGACCGTCTCTTCCAGCGAGGTAACACCCCAGTTATTCCTTGGCAGCTAAGGTTCCGAATCTCTGCAGAAATTGCCACTGGGCTTTTGTTCCTTCACCAGTCCAAGCCAGAGCCACTTGTACACCGTGACCTAAAACCCGGCAACATTTTGCTAGACCATAACTATGTTAGCAAGATTAGTGATGTAGGTCTGGCCAGGCTTGTTCCTCCATCAGTAGCCGACTCTGTCACTCAATATCGAATGACGTCAACAGCTGGAACATTCTGTTATATCGACCCAGAGTATCAGCAAACCGGCATGCTTGGAACAAAATCTGATATCTACTCGCTTGGGGTCATGCTTCTACAAATAATAACTGCCAAACCGCCGATGGGTTTGGCTCATCATGTTGAGCTGGCTATTGAGCTAGGGACCTTTGCTGAGATGCTTGACCCTGCTGTTCCTGACTGGCCAATTGAGGAAGCCTTGAGCTTTGCCAAGTTATCTTTACAGTGTACTGAAATGAGGCGAAAAGACAGACCTGATCTTGCCAAGGTTGTGCTACCTGAGCTTAACAGATTGAGAGCACTCGCTGAAGATAGCATGCATTACAACATGcttggtggtt CGTCCCTGCCTTCACCCCTCTCAGCATCGGCGACCCTTCAGATCTCAGGGGAGCCTTCCACAAAcaaacttgccgaacggcagg AGTTGAATGCTCATGCAAAGACTGGAAGAGAACTTGCTACTGAGATGTAA
- the LOC117620151 gene encoding cytosolic 5'-nucleotidase 3-like isoform X1 produces the protein MSHRLHSVLLGTTIRTHRSILRVCLYALFIQFWVLRFVCRAWFCSGSFRNQTHMESNASCEAVVGDSELLVKKMAAICNAGPAKLQVIADFDGTLTKYRVNGCRGQSSHGLLQQENPEYDKKRQELYEHYHPLEFSPTIPIEEKTKLMEEWWTKTHGLLIEGGLTYDGIRQSVADSTIAFREGVVELFEFLEERDIPILIFSAGLADIIEEVLRQKIHRLFKNVKIVSNRMIFDNNGHLVSFQGKTIHSLNKNEHALDMAAPLHDRLGDNIDASTYENASVKTRRNVLLLGDHIGDLGMSDGLNYENRISVGFLNDNVENSLDSYRKTFDIVYLMLVLHNFFMSMHLMRFQMNILMIFLIKLQKFPIRSG, from the exons ATGAGTCATCGTCTCCACAGCGTCCTCCTCGGCACCACCATACGCACCCATCGCTCCAT TCTACGTGTTTGTTTATATGCTTTATTTATACAGTTTTGGGTTCTGCGTTTTGTTTGCAGGGCTTGGTTTTGTAGCGGTAGTTTCAGAAACCAGACCCACATGGAAAGCAATGCTTCTTGTGAGGCGGTTGTGGGTGACTCTGAGCTCTTGGTTAAAAAAATGGCTGCTATTTGTAATGCCGGTCCCGCCAAACTCCAG GTAATAGCAGATTTTGATGGCACACTAACAAAGTACCGGGTCAATGGTTGTCGGGGACAAA GCAGTCATGGTCTTTTGCAACAGGAGAATCCGGAATATGATAAGAAAAGGCAGGAATTATATGAACATTATCATCCGTTAGAATTCTCCCCGACAATTCCAATTGAAGAGAAAACTAAGCTTATGGAAGAATG GTGGACAAAAACTCATGGTCTCTTAATTGAGGGAGGCCTTACCTATGATGGAATAAGGCAATCTGTCGCTGACTCCACAATTGCTTTTAGGGAGGGTGTTGTTGAACTATTTGAGTTTTTGGAG GAAAGAGACATTCCCATTCTTATATTTTCTGCTGGACTTGCTGATATCATAGAGGAG GTCCTTAGGCAGAAGATTCACAGACTTTTCAAAAATGTGAAGATAGTCTCCAATCGAATGATATTCGATAATAATGGTCACCTTGTATCTTTTCAAG GGAAGACGATTCATAGTCTGAATAAAAATGAGCATGCTCTGGATATGGCTGCTCCCCTTCATGATCGATTAGGTGATAATATAGATGCGTCTACTTATGAGAATGCCTCAGTCAAGACTAGAAGAAATGTGCTGCTTCTGGGTGATCACATTGGTGACCTGGGAATGTCTGATGGCTTGAACTATGAGAATAGAATTTCCGTGGGATTTCT GAATGACAATGTTGAGAATTCTCTTGATAGCTACCGCAAAACCTTTGACATTGTTTACCTG ATGCTGGTCCTCCACAATTTCTTTATGTCGATGCATTTGATGAGGTTCCAgatgaatattttgatgaTATTTTTAATCAAGCTTCAAAAATTTCCTATAAGAAGTGGGTAA
- the LOC117619298 gene encoding premnaspirodiene oxygenase-like yields MQFFTKQNLSTNLSMDSSVSEMLQLPSFFVVLASFFFLLMLFKYWNKSQAKGLSKLPPGPKQLPIIGNVHQLIGALPHHAVTDLCNKHGPVMKLQLGEIFAVIISSPEAAKEVLKTSEISFAQRPEVYAVEIMAYDHSSIVFAPYNEYWRQLRKISVMELLSANRVRSFRSIREQEVWNLVEFIASSEGHTINLSDKIYTMTNDVVSRAAFGNKCKYQHEFTLLLGEIILLAGGFNIADLYPSLTFLRSMSGMQPALMKIQKKIDEILQDIVREHNMKREASRKSFGRLGEDEEDLLDTLLNYEEANKHEFHLTTDQIKAVTMDIFSAGSETSATTMEWAMSELLKNPRVMEKAQLEVRQVFEGKNKIEEEDVQKLHYLKLVMKETFRFHPPGPLIPREARERCEIGGYTIPAKTKILINAYAIGRDPKLWADPESFQPERFQGSSIDFKGNNFELLPFGAGRRICPGISFATSNIELGLAQLLYHFNWNLPNGTKLEALDMAENFGMTARRKNNLHLIATTYIPFNK; encoded by the exons ATGCAGTTCTTTACCAAACAAAACTTGAGCACAAATTTGTCAATGGATTCTTCCGTATCCGAGATGCTTCAATTGCCATCCTTTTTTGTCGTCttagcttcttttttcttcttattgaTGCTTTTCAAATACTGGAACAAATCTCAAGCCAAAGGCCTGAGCAAGTTGCCGCCTGGGCCAAAGCAGCTGCCTATTATAGGGAACGTGCACCAGTTGATTGGTGCCCTACCACATCATGCTGTCACCGACTTGTGCAACAAACATGGTCCTGTCATGAAACTGCAACTGGGGGAAATTTTTGCCGTGATCATTTCATCACCGGAAGCAGCCAAAGAGGTCTTGAAGACGAGCGAGATCAGCTTTGCGCAAAGGCCAGAAGTGTATGCAGTTGAAATAATGGCATACGATCATTCAAGCATCGTGTTTGCTCCTTACAATGAGTACTGGAGACAACTGCGAAAGATATCTGTGATGGAGCTCTTAAGCGCTAACCGTGTCCGATCGTTCAGATCGATAAGGGAACAGGAGGTGTGGAATCTTGTCGAGTTCATCGCCTCCTCCGAGGGACATACCATAAATTTGAGTGACAAGATATACACCATGACAAATGATGTGGTTTCTAGGGCAGCTTTTGGTAATAAGTGCAAATACCAACATGAGTTTACATTATTGCTTGGGGAAATTATACTTCTTGCTGGAGGCTTTAACATCGCTGACTTGTACCCTTCTCTTACATTTCTTCGTTCCATGAGTGGGATGCAGCCTGCATTGatgaaaattcagaaaaaaattGACGAGATTCTTCAAGATATTGTGAGGGAGCATAACATGAAAAGAGAAGCTAGTAGAAAAAGCTTTGGTAGGCTTggtgaagatgaggaagaTCTGCTTGACACGCTTCTGAATTATGAGGAGGCCAATAAGCATGAGTTTCATCTCACAACCGATCAAATCAAAGCCGTCACTATG GATATTTTTTCAGCAGGAAGTGAGACTTCAGCAACCACAATGGAATGGGCAATGTCAGAGCTTCTGAAAAACCCTAGAGTAATGGAGAAGGCGCAATTGGAGGTGCGACAAGTATtcgaaggaaaaaacaaaatcgaAGAGGAAGATGTTCAAAAGTTACATTACTTGAAATTAGTCATGAAGGAAACTTTTCGGTTCCACCCTCCGGGTCCTTTAATCCCCAGAGAGGCAAGGGAAAGATGTGAAATTGGTGGATATACAATACCAGCCAAGACCAAAATCCTCATCAATGCCTATGCAATAGGGAGAGATCCAAAACTTTGGGCCGATCCTGAAAGCTTTCAACCAGAGCGCTTTCAAGGTTCTTCCATTGACTTTAAAGGCAACAATTTTGAATTGCTTCCATTTGGTGCAGGTAGGAGGATTTGTCCAGGCATCTCATTTGCTACTTCAAACATTGAGCTTGGACTTGCTCAACTATTGTACCACTTTAACTGGAACCTTCCAAATGGGACTAAACTAGAAGCCCTCGACATGGCTGAGAATTTTGGAATGACGGCTAGAAGAAAGAACAATTTGCATTTGATTGCCACTACTTATATTCCTTTCAACAAATGA
- the LOC117618648 gene encoding uncharacterized protein At3g28850, which produces MKGVKGKFLKKLKSIRPAGYLKPQDRILQVSASDGYYVDSYPKISDLKVQAQLVSMETEQKKMKENVLTEQEPDVIDVAELMKDLEDEESGPEDDLDDKENIRPKMKAKNSMAFKENLMRTEHNLGENRALEASEESLPGPDRGRQIPFSEIDISSFRRPDLNSGSLFDPNLLAAFQQAVMEYMKLSEAERISRRSEKQNLESNVVEPEPEPEPPSNEEPLLCFEEKCVPGSSDSSVILYSTTLRGIRKTFDDCNSVRFLLESFRVVFYERDVSMHMEFREELWQVLDCKAVPPKLFIKGRYIGGAEEVLTLHEQGKLKPLFHGVPIDRSIGPCEACDGVRFVVCFKCSGSCKVIGQEGQSDKCSVCNENGLIICPLCC; this is translated from the coding sequence ATGAAGGGAGTGAAAGGAAAGTTCCTGAAGAAGTTGAAGTCAATCCGGCCTGCTGGGTATTTGAAGCCACAAGATCGAATTCTTCAGGTAAGTGCGTCAGATGGGTATTATGTAGATTCTTATCCCAAGATCTCAGATCTCAAAGTTCAGGCCCAGTTGGTTTCCATGGAAACAGagcagaagaaaatgaaagagaatGTTTTGACCGAGCAAGAGCCTGATGTTATTGACGTCGCTGAGCTTATGAAAGACCTTGAAGATGAAGAATCAGGGCCTGAGGATGATTTGGACGACAAGGAAAACATCCGGCCAAAAATGAAGGCAAAAAACTCAATGGCATTCAAGGAAAATTTGATGAGAACAGAGCACAATTTGGGGGAAAACAGAGCTCTTGAAGCTTCAGAAGAATCGTTGCCCGGGCCGGATCGTGGTAGACAAATCCCTTTCTCGGAGATTGACATCTCATCTTTTCGCAGACCGGACTTAAACTCCGGTAGCCTCTTTGACCCGAACCTACTCGCAGCCTTTCAGCAAGCCGTGATGGAATATATGAAGTTGAGTGAAGCAGAGAGAATATCAAGAAGAAGCGAAAAACAGAATCTTGAATCCAATGTAGTTGAGCCAGAGCCGGAGCCGGAGCCGCCTTCAAATGAAGAACCTCTATTGTGCTTCGAGGAGAAGTGTGTGCCTGGGAGTTCGGATTCATCAGTAATTCTGTACTCAACAACCCTTCGAGGTATTCGAAAGACCTTCGATGACTGCAACAGCGTTCGGTTTCTTTTGGAGAGCTTTCGGGTGGTGTTTTACGAGCGGGATGTGTCTATGCACATGGAATTCAGAGAAGAGCTGTGGCAAGTTTTGGACTGTAAAGCAGTGCCTCCTAAGCTTTTCATAAAGGGGAGATATATTGGTGGAGCAGAGGAGGTTTTGACGCTTCATGAGCAAGGAAAGCTTAAGCCACTCTTCCATGGAGTCCCGATCGATCGGTCTATTGGCCCGTGTGAAGCTTGTGATGGAGTTCGATTTGTGGTTTGTTTCAAATGCAGTGGCAGCTGCAAAGTGATTGGCCAAGAGGGCCAGTCAGACAAGTGCTCAGTGTGCAATGAAAATGGGTTGATTATATGTCCCTTGTGTTGCTAA
- the LOC117620151 gene encoding cytosolic 5'-nucleotidase 3-like isoform X2, producing the protein MSHRLHSVLLGTTIRTHRSIPPHLISRAWFCSGSFRNQTHMESNASCEAVVGDSELLVKKMAAICNAGPAKLQVIADFDGTLTKYRVNGCRGQSSHGLLQQENPEYDKKRQELYEHYHPLEFSPTIPIEEKTKLMEEWWTKTHGLLIEGGLTYDGIRQSVADSTIAFREGVVELFEFLEERDIPILIFSAGLADIIEEVLRQKIHRLFKNVKIVSNRMIFDNNGHLVSFQGKTIHSLNKNEHALDMAAPLHDRLGDNIDASTYENASVKTRRNVLLLGDHIGDLGMSDGLNYENRISVGFLNDNVENSLDSYRKTFDIVYLMLVLHNFFMSMHLMRFQMNILMIFLIKLQKFPIRSG; encoded by the exons ATGAGTCATCGTCTCCACAGCGTCCTCCTCGGCACCACCATACGCACCCATCGCTCCATTCCACCCCACCTAATTTCCAG GGCTTGGTTTTGTAGCGGTAGTTTCAGAAACCAGACCCACATGGAAAGCAATGCTTCTTGTGAGGCGGTTGTGGGTGACTCTGAGCTCTTGGTTAAAAAAATGGCTGCTATTTGTAATGCCGGTCCCGCCAAACTCCAG GTAATAGCAGATTTTGATGGCACACTAACAAAGTACCGGGTCAATGGTTGTCGGGGACAAA GCAGTCATGGTCTTTTGCAACAGGAGAATCCGGAATATGATAAGAAAAGGCAGGAATTATATGAACATTATCATCCGTTAGAATTCTCCCCGACAATTCCAATTGAAGAGAAAACTAAGCTTATGGAAGAATG GTGGACAAAAACTCATGGTCTCTTAATTGAGGGAGGCCTTACCTATGATGGAATAAGGCAATCTGTCGCTGACTCCACAATTGCTTTTAGGGAGGGTGTTGTTGAACTATTTGAGTTTTTGGAG GAAAGAGACATTCCCATTCTTATATTTTCTGCTGGACTTGCTGATATCATAGAGGAG GTCCTTAGGCAGAAGATTCACAGACTTTTCAAAAATGTGAAGATAGTCTCCAATCGAATGATATTCGATAATAATGGTCACCTTGTATCTTTTCAAG GGAAGACGATTCATAGTCTGAATAAAAATGAGCATGCTCTGGATATGGCTGCTCCCCTTCATGATCGATTAGGTGATAATATAGATGCGTCTACTTATGAGAATGCCTCAGTCAAGACTAGAAGAAATGTGCTGCTTCTGGGTGATCACATTGGTGACCTGGGAATGTCTGATGGCTTGAACTATGAGAATAGAATTTCCGTGGGATTTCT GAATGACAATGTTGAGAATTCTCTTGATAGCTACCGCAAAACCTTTGACATTGTTTACCTG ATGCTGGTCCTCCACAATTTCTTTATGTCGATGCATTTGATGAGGTTCCAgatgaatattttgatgaTATTTTTAATCAAGCTTCAAAAATTTCCTATAAGAAGTGGGTAA
- the LOC117620151 gene encoding cytosolic 5'-nucleotidase 3-like isoform X3, translated as MSHRLHSVLLGTTIRTHRSILRVCLYALFIQFWVLRFVCRAWFCSGSFRNQTHMESNASCEAVVGDSELLVKKMAAICNAGPAKLQVIADFDGTLTKYRVNGCRGQSSHGLLQQENPEYDKKRQELYEHYHPLEFSPTIPIEEKTKLMEEWWTKTHGLLIEGGLTYDGIRQSVADSTIAFREGVVELFEFLEERDIPILIFSAGLADIIEEVLRQKIHRLFKNVKIVSNRMIFDNNGHLVSFQGKTIHSLNKNEHALDMAAPLHDRLGDNIDASTYENASVKTRRNVLLLGDHIGDLGMSDGLNYENRISVGFLNDNVENSLDSYRKTFDIVYLNDAPMWGVVKLVSQLCPSEGH; from the exons ATGAGTCATCGTCTCCACAGCGTCCTCCTCGGCACCACCATACGCACCCATCGCTCCAT TCTACGTGTTTGTTTATATGCTTTATTTATACAGTTTTGGGTTCTGCGTTTTGTTTGCAGGGCTTGGTTTTGTAGCGGTAGTTTCAGAAACCAGACCCACATGGAAAGCAATGCTTCTTGTGAGGCGGTTGTGGGTGACTCTGAGCTCTTGGTTAAAAAAATGGCTGCTATTTGTAATGCCGGTCCCGCCAAACTCCAG GTAATAGCAGATTTTGATGGCACACTAACAAAGTACCGGGTCAATGGTTGTCGGGGACAAA GCAGTCATGGTCTTTTGCAACAGGAGAATCCGGAATATGATAAGAAAAGGCAGGAATTATATGAACATTATCATCCGTTAGAATTCTCCCCGACAATTCCAATTGAAGAGAAAACTAAGCTTATGGAAGAATG GTGGACAAAAACTCATGGTCTCTTAATTGAGGGAGGCCTTACCTATGATGGAATAAGGCAATCTGTCGCTGACTCCACAATTGCTTTTAGGGAGGGTGTTGTTGAACTATTTGAGTTTTTGGAG GAAAGAGACATTCCCATTCTTATATTTTCTGCTGGACTTGCTGATATCATAGAGGAG GTCCTTAGGCAGAAGATTCACAGACTTTTCAAAAATGTGAAGATAGTCTCCAATCGAATGATATTCGATAATAATGGTCACCTTGTATCTTTTCAAG GGAAGACGATTCATAGTCTGAATAAAAATGAGCATGCTCTGGATATGGCTGCTCCCCTTCATGATCGATTAGGTGATAATATAGATGCGTCTACTTATGAGAATGCCTCAGTCAAGACTAGAAGAAATGTGCTGCTTCTGGGTGATCACATTGGTGACCTGGGAATGTCTGATGGCTTGAACTATGAGAATAGAATTTCCGTGGGATTTCT GAATGACAATGTTGAGAATTCTCTTGATAGCTACCGCAAAACCTTTGACATTGTTTACCTG AATGATGCACCCATGTGGGGAGTTGTAAAGCTTGTTTCACAACTCTGTCCAAGTGAAGGTCATTGA
- the LOC117620151 gene encoding cytosolic 5'-nucleotidase 3-like isoform X4 yields MSHRLHSVLLGTTIRTHRSIPPHLISRAWFCSGSFRNQTHMESNASCEAVVGDSELLVKKMAAICNAGPAKLQVIADFDGTLTKYRVNGCRGQSSHGLLQQENPEYDKKRQELYEHYHPLEFSPTIPIEEKTKLMEEWWTKTHGLLIEGGLTYDGIRQSVADSTIAFREGVVELFEFLEERDIPILIFSAGLADIIEEVLRQKIHRLFKNVKIVSNRMIFDNNGHLVSFQGKTIHSLNKNEHALDMAAPLHDRLGDNIDASTYENASVKTRRNVLLLGDHIGDLGMSDGLNYENRISVGFLNDNVENSLDSYRKTFDIVYLNDAPMWGVVKLVSQLCPSEGH; encoded by the exons ATGAGTCATCGTCTCCACAGCGTCCTCCTCGGCACCACCATACGCACCCATCGCTCCATTCCACCCCACCTAATTTCCAG GGCTTGGTTTTGTAGCGGTAGTTTCAGAAACCAGACCCACATGGAAAGCAATGCTTCTTGTGAGGCGGTTGTGGGTGACTCTGAGCTCTTGGTTAAAAAAATGGCTGCTATTTGTAATGCCGGTCCCGCCAAACTCCAG GTAATAGCAGATTTTGATGGCACACTAACAAAGTACCGGGTCAATGGTTGTCGGGGACAAA GCAGTCATGGTCTTTTGCAACAGGAGAATCCGGAATATGATAAGAAAAGGCAGGAATTATATGAACATTATCATCCGTTAGAATTCTCCCCGACAATTCCAATTGAAGAGAAAACTAAGCTTATGGAAGAATG GTGGACAAAAACTCATGGTCTCTTAATTGAGGGAGGCCTTACCTATGATGGAATAAGGCAATCTGTCGCTGACTCCACAATTGCTTTTAGGGAGGGTGTTGTTGAACTATTTGAGTTTTTGGAG GAAAGAGACATTCCCATTCTTATATTTTCTGCTGGACTTGCTGATATCATAGAGGAG GTCCTTAGGCAGAAGATTCACAGACTTTTCAAAAATGTGAAGATAGTCTCCAATCGAATGATATTCGATAATAATGGTCACCTTGTATCTTTTCAAG GGAAGACGATTCATAGTCTGAATAAAAATGAGCATGCTCTGGATATGGCTGCTCCCCTTCATGATCGATTAGGTGATAATATAGATGCGTCTACTTATGAGAATGCCTCAGTCAAGACTAGAAGAAATGTGCTGCTTCTGGGTGATCACATTGGTGACCTGGGAATGTCTGATGGCTTGAACTATGAGAATAGAATTTCCGTGGGATTTCT GAATGACAATGTTGAGAATTCTCTTGATAGCTACCGCAAAACCTTTGACATTGTTTACCTG AATGATGCACCCATGTGGGGAGTTGTAAAGCTTGTTTCACAACTCTGTCCAAGTGAAGGTCATTGA